A genomic stretch from Flavobacterium nitratireducens includes:
- a CDS encoding acyl-ACP desaturase, protein MSIKNIRLEVMQFLEKNVTGYMDQYLIPVEQIWQPSDFLPNSEGDNFLEEVKELREISKDLPYDFWVAMVGDMITEEALPTYENWLMEVEGVDNEGRNGWSAWVRQWTGEENRHGDLLNKYLYLSGRVNMREIEMTTQHLINDGFDIGTGRDPYKNFVYTSFQELATYISHNRVSQLAKKYGDKKLSKMCKMIAGDEMRHHHAYSHFVSEIFKVDPSEMMLAFQYMMKAKIVMPAHFLRESGAKISSAFELFSDSAQRIGVYTAQDYVEIMQKLIDKWEIEKISGLTDEAEKARDYLMKLPARMAKISERLVIPKESHIFKWVEPARL, encoded by the coding sequence ATGTCAATAAAAAACATTCGATTAGAAGTTATGCAGTTTTTGGAAAAAAACGTGACTGGCTACATGGATCAATACTTGATTCCAGTGGAACAAATCTGGCAGCCATCGGATTTTTTACCCAATTCTGAAGGAGATAATTTCTTAGAAGAAGTAAAAGAATTACGCGAAATCTCAAAAGATTTACCTTATGATTTTTGGGTAGCTATGGTAGGTGACATGATTACCGAAGAGGCACTTCCTACCTATGAAAACTGGTTAATGGAAGTAGAAGGAGTTGATAATGAAGGAAGAAACGGTTGGTCAGCTTGGGTACGTCAATGGACCGGTGAAGAAAATCGCCATGGTGATTTGTTAAATAAATACTTGTACTTATCAGGTCGTGTAAACATGCGCGAAATTGAAATGACAACCCAACACCTTATCAATGACGGTTTCGACATTGGTACTGGTAGAGACCCATATAAAAACTTCGTTTACACTAGTTTCCAAGAATTAGCTACTTACATTTCTCATAACCGAGTTTCGCAATTAGCCAAAAAATATGGTGATAAGAAATTATCTAAAATGTGTAAAATGATTGCTGGAGACGAAATGCGTCATCACCACGCTTATAGCCATTTTGTGAGCGAAATTTTCAAAGTAGATCCAAGCGAAATGATGCTTGCTTTTCAATACATGATGAAAGCTAAAATCGTGATGCCAGCACATTTCCTGAGAGAATCAGGAGCTAAAATAAGTTCGGCATTTGAATTATTTTCTGATTCAGCACAGCGTATTGGAGTTTATACAGCCCAAGATTATGTTGAAATTATGCAGAAATTGATTGACAAATGGGAAATTGAAAAAATATCTGGATTAACTGATGAAGCCGAAAAAGCTCGTGATTACTTAATGAAATTACCAGCAAGAATGGCTAAAATCTCTGAAAGATTAGTTATCCCTAAAGAATCGCACATTTTCAAATGGGTTGAACCTGCAAGATTATAG
- a CDS encoding S41 family peptidase, with product MFFPKKYIIPVVASAFIFIGSSFKDDFFEIAKQIEIFTTLFKELNTNYVDETNAGELMDTAIKGMLASLDPYTVYFNEQDVLKFKINNTGEYTGIGALITQKSGKLILREVYKNFPADKAGFKAGDEIVQIGDIQMADLKEDASQLLKGAKNTKIDIKYLRQGKLYSTQITLDEVEIKSVPYFAKIDDKTGYIVLSRFNRKASNETKEALLELKKQGAQQIVLDLRNNPGGLLNEAVNICNLFVPKNEVIVTTKSINEKHNNTYKTAFDPIDLDIPLVIIVNDKSASASEIVSGALQDLDRAVIVGSRSFGKGLVQKPIDLTYNTQLKVTISRYFTPSGRCIQALDYAHKDKNGLAIRTKETSYNSFKTRKGRTVYDGGGILPDVQMPESKTSVIANALIKNDGIFNYATTYFYKHPNLGNEIPNFTNADFQDFKQFLKSQKINLDTETEESLKNTLALAKKEAIDAAIISEYNQLLTAVQKSSEAQIDTNQEEIKNLLLEEIIKRYQYQEGFYAYYMRSNSEIKKSVKILNDVATYRNILKM from the coding sequence ATTTTCTTTCCAAAAAAATACATCATTCCTGTAGTCGCTTCGGCTTTTATTTTCATTGGTTCTAGTTTTAAAGATGATTTTTTTGAAATTGCTAAGCAAATCGAAATTTTCACGACACTATTCAAGGAATTGAATACCAATTATGTAGATGAAACCAATGCAGGCGAATTGATGGATACCGCTATCAAAGGGATGCTAGCCAGTTTAGATCCGTATACGGTTTATTTTAATGAACAAGATGTATTAAAATTTAAGATCAATAATACCGGAGAGTATACGGGAATTGGCGCTTTAATAACTCAAAAATCAGGGAAATTAATTTTACGTGAAGTATATAAAAATTTTCCAGCCGATAAAGCTGGTTTTAAGGCTGGAGATGAGATAGTACAAATTGGCGACATACAAATGGCCGATTTAAAAGAAGATGCTTCTCAGTTATTAAAAGGGGCTAAGAATACAAAAATTGATATTAAATACCTGCGTCAAGGGAAGTTGTATTCCACTCAAATAACTTTGGATGAGGTAGAAATTAAGTCGGTTCCCTATTTTGCAAAAATTGATGACAAAACAGGTTATATCGTTTTAAGTCGTTTTAACCGAAAAGCATCTAATGAAACTAAAGAAGCTTTGTTAGAACTAAAAAAACAAGGCGCTCAGCAAATTGTTTTGGATTTGCGAAACAATCCTGGGGGACTTTTGAATGAAGCGGTTAATATTTGTAATTTATTTGTTCCCAAAAACGAAGTAATTGTCACCACCAAATCCATCAACGAAAAACACAATAACACTTATAAAACCGCATTTGATCCTATTGACTTGGATATTCCATTGGTAATTATTGTCAATGATAAGAGTGCTTCGGCTTCGGAAATTGTTTCCGGTGCACTACAGGATTTAGATCGTGCCGTTATTGTAGGTAGCAGAAGTTTTGGGAAAGGTTTGGTTCAAAAACCAATTGATTTAACCTATAACACCCAGTTAAAAGTGACCATTTCGAGGTATTTTACGCCTTCTGGAAGATGTATTCAGGCTTTGGATTATGCGCATAAAGACAAAAATGGTTTGGCTATACGAACAAAAGAAACCAGTTATAATTCGTTTAAAACACGCAAAGGAAGAACAGTTTATGATGGAGGAGGAATTTTGCCAGATGTCCAAATGCCAGAATCAAAAACCAGTGTGATCGCTAATGCTTTGATTAAGAACGACGGTATTTTTAATTATGCCACTACGTATTTTTATAAGCATCCCAATTTGGGTAATGAAATACCAAATTTCACTAATGCTGACTTTCAGGATTTTAAACAGTTTTTGAAAAGTCAAAAGATTAATTTAGATACTGAAACCGAAGAGTCTTTGAAAAACACATTGGCACTGGCAAAAAAAGAGGCAATTGATGCCGCTATTATTTCCGAATACAATCAGTTATTGACGGCAGTTCAAAAATCGTCGGAGGCTCAAATTGATACTAATCAGGAAGAAATTAAGAATTTACTTTTAGAAGAAATTATTAAACGATATCAATATCAAGAAGGTTTTTACGCGTATTATATGAGAAGCAATTCAGAGATTAAAAAATCGGTTAAGATTTTGAACGATGTTGCTACTTACAGAAACATTTTAAAAATGTGA
- a CDS encoding efflux RND transporter permease subunit codes for MFKKFIQRPVLAIVISVIIVFMGLLAIKQLPISQFPEIAPTTVNIFIAYPGSSSDVLVKSTLIPLETAINGVPGMRYIASDATSAGEGTIRVIFEPGTDPNVAVIRVKTRVDQVMPLLPDLVQREGVIITPVQPSMLMYVDLYSKKGHEADEKFLYNYAYTNMLREIQRIDGIASAQILGSRKYAMRIWLKPDRMRAYNISAEEVMEAMQEQSILARPGRLGQSSGIKSQSLEYVLTYKDRYSTPQEYKDIIIRANSNGEEIKLGDIANVELGSEFYDIYDNLDGKPSASIVLKQTLGTNGSDVIKAVKLKLKELEKDLPPGVGYKISYDVSSFLNASIEQVIDTLRDAFILVSIVVFLFLGDWRSTLIPVIAVPVSLIGAFFVMQMFGLSINLITLFALVLAIGIVVDDAIVVVEAVHVKKEEEHLSPFKASKAVLGEIGGAIIAITLVMVSVFIPISFMSGPVGVFYRQFSITMAGSIIISAVVALTLTPVLCAMLLKNNHGQPRKKSPIDRFIDWFNKGFEKLTGHYIGILKHIVNRRVITFGILIGFSVATYYTNQTLPAGFIPSEDQGMIYAIIQTPPGTTLERTNDVAKKLQKICEEIDGVSSVSSLAGYEIMTEGRGSNAGTCLINLKPWEERSHSVHEIMEELEEKSKNLGAVIEYFEPPAVPGFGSSGGFSLRLLDKTNGTDYQEFQKVNNDFLAELEKRKELTGIFTFYSANYPQLKLDIDNKAAMQKGVTIKKAMDNLNILIGSTYEQGFIKFGQFFKVYTQAGPEYRRIPSDLENLFVKNEAGEMVPYSSFMKVKKELGPNEITRYNLYNSAAIRGLPAKGYTSADAINAIKEVAQLKLPRGYDIAWEGLSYDEANRGNDAMYVFGIVLIFVYLVLAAQYESFLLPLAVLLSLPVGFFGSFALLQLMGLSNDVYAQIGVIMLIGLLGKNAVLIVEVAVQKRAQGMSIVDSAIEGAKLRFRPILMTSFAFIAGLIPLVLATGAGAIGNRTIGGSAMGGMIIGTLFGVFVIPGLYYIFAKMSDGRNMIQDEHNEPVSEEFMRVSEGDSKLKLKLKEMNKLLKNLMKKEEENE; via the coding sequence ATGTTTAAAAAGTTTATTCAAAGACCGGTCTTAGCGATTGTAATTTCGGTCATCATTGTATTTATGGGTTTGCTTGCTATCAAACAATTACCCATTTCACAATTCCCTGAAATTGCGCCTACCACTGTAAACATCTTTATCGCCTATCCAGGTTCGAGTTCAGATGTATTAGTAAAATCAACCTTAATCCCATTGGAAACAGCCATTAATGGTGTGCCAGGAATGCGTTATATTGCCTCGGATGCTACCAGTGCTGGTGAAGGAACCATTCGTGTAATTTTTGAACCCGGAACCGACCCCAACGTCGCCGTTATTAGGGTAAAAACTAGGGTCGACCAAGTAATGCCCTTACTACCCGACTTAGTACAACGTGAAGGGGTTATCATTACTCCAGTCCAACCAAGTATGTTGATGTATGTGGATTTATACAGCAAAAAAGGACATGAAGCAGATGAAAAATTCCTTTACAACTATGCCTATACCAACATGCTTCGTGAAATACAACGTATCGACGGTATTGCCAGTGCACAAATCTTAGGTAGCCGTAAATATGCGATGCGTATTTGGTTAAAACCAGACCGTATGCGTGCTTACAATATTTCGGCAGAAGAAGTAATGGAAGCCATGCAGGAACAAAGTATCCTTGCCAGACCAGGACGTTTAGGGCAAAGTTCTGGGATAAAATCGCAATCCCTTGAATATGTTTTAACCTATAAAGACAGATATTCGACTCCACAAGAATACAAAGATATAATTATCAGAGCCAATTCGAATGGGGAAGAAATAAAACTAGGTGATATTGCAAATGTAGAATTAGGAAGTGAATTTTATGACATCTACGACAATTTAGACGGAAAACCATCTGCATCCATCGTATTAAAACAAACACTTGGAACAAACGGTAGCGATGTAATTAAAGCCGTTAAACTTAAATTAAAAGAATTAGAAAAGGATCTTCCTCCGGGAGTAGGCTACAAAATCAGTTATGACGTATCCAGTTTCTTAAATGCTTCTATCGAACAAGTTATAGATACGCTTAGAGATGCCTTCATTCTCGTATCCATAGTCGTATTCCTGTTCTTAGGCGATTGGCGATCGACACTAATTCCAGTTATTGCCGTTCCCGTTTCGTTGATTGGAGCATTCTTTGTTATGCAAATGTTTGGCTTATCCATCAACTTGATTACGCTCTTTGCCTTAGTATTAGCCATTGGTATTGTAGTCGATGATGCTATTGTTGTGGTGGAAGCCGTTCACGTAAAAAAGGAAGAAGAACATCTCAGTCCATTTAAGGCATCTAAAGCCGTTTTAGGTGAAATTGGTGGTGCTATTATTGCGATTACATTGGTAATGGTTTCAGTATTCATTCCTATTTCGTTCATGTCTGGACCAGTTGGGGTATTCTATCGTCAATTCTCTATTACAATGGCAGGATCTATCATCATTTCTGCAGTTGTAGCCTTGACACTTACACCGGTTCTTTGTGCCATGTTATTAAAAAACAACCATGGTCAACCAAGAAAAAAATCACCAATTGATCGATTTATTGATTGGTTTAACAAAGGCTTTGAAAAACTTACTGGACACTATATTGGCATATTAAAACACATTGTAAACCGTAGAGTTATCACTTTTGGAATCTTAATCGGATTTAGTGTGGCAACCTATTATACAAACCAAACTCTTCCTGCTGGATTTATCCCAAGTGAGGATCAAGGAATGATTTATGCCATCATTCAAACACCTCCAGGAACTACCTTAGAACGTACCAATGATGTTGCTAAAAAACTACAGAAAATCTGTGAAGAAATCGACGGAGTTTCTTCTGTATCTTCTTTAGCAGGTTATGAAATCATGACCGAAGGTCGTGGATCGAATGCCGGAACCTGTTTGATTAACTTAAAACCTTGGGAAGAAAGAAGCCATTCTGTACATGAAATCATGGAAGAATTGGAAGAAAAATCAAAAAATCTAGGTGCGGTTATTGAATATTTTGAACCACCTGCAGTACCAGGATTTGGTTCTTCTGGAGGTTTCTCTTTACGTTTATTGGATAAAACCAATGGAACCGATTATCAGGAATTCCAAAAGGTAAATAATGATTTCCTTGCCGAATTAGAAAAACGCAAAGAATTAACAGGAATCTTTACTTTTTATTCTGCTAATTATCCGCAATTGAAATTAGACATTGATAACAAAGCGGCAATGCAAAAAGGAGTTACTATCAAAAAAGCGATGGACAATCTGAACATCCTTATTGGTAGTACGTACGAACAAGGTTTTATAAAATTTGGTCAATTTTTCAAAGTATACACACAAGCAGGACCTGAATACCGAAGAATCCCTTCGGATTTAGAAAATTTATTTGTGAAAAATGAAGCTGGCGAAATGGTACCTTACTCTTCTTTTATGAAAGTAAAAAAAGAACTAGGGCCTAATGAGATTACCCGATACAACCTCTACAACTCGGCTGCCATTAGAGGATTACCAGCTAAAGGATACACCAGTGCCGATGCGATTAATGCCATCAAAGAGGTCGCTCAATTAAAGTTACCAAGAGGCTACGACATTGCCTGGGAAGGTTTGTCGTATGATGAAGCTAACAGAGGGAATGACGCCATGTATGTATTTGGAATCGTATTAATCTTCGTTTATCTGGTTTTAGCGGCACAATATGAAAGTTTCTTATTGCCATTAGCCGTATTGCTATCGTTACCAGTAGGTTTCTTTGGTTCATTTGCTTTACTACAACTCATGGGATTATCTAATGACGTTTATGCTCAAATTGGGGTTATCATGCTTATTGGATTACTGGGTAAAAATGCCGTATTGATTGTAGAAGTCGCCGTCCAGAAACGGGCTCAGGGTATGAGTATAGTTGATTCGGCAATAGAAGGAGCTAAACTTCGTTTCCGTCCTATTTTGATGACTTCCTTTGCCTTTATCGCTGGGTTAATTCCGTTAGTTCTTGCTACTGGAGCCGGAGCTATTGGTAACCGAACTATTGGAGGATCGGCCATGGGAGGAATGATTATAGGAACCCTATTTGGAGTCTTTGTAATTCCTGGATTGTATTACATTTTTGCTAAAATGAGTGATGGCCGTAATATGATTCAAGACGAACATAACGAACCTGTATCAGAGGAATTCATGAGAGTTAGCGAAGGCGATAGTAAGCTGAAATTGAAGCTAAAAGAAATGAACAAACTATTGAAAAATTTAATGAAAAAAGAGGAAGAAAATGAATAA
- the rnpA gene encoding ribonuclease P protein component — translation MNFNYPKNEKLKSKISIGLLFSEGKSVSKYPLRLVYHSGTLNENEKIKMGISVSKKYFKKAVDRNRFKRILRETYRLNKHILLDNLDKPYCFMFFYQTKERLSYDEINTKTIQLFEKFVAQVLKKENP, via the coding sequence ATGAACTTTAACTATCCAAAGAACGAAAAACTTAAAAGCAAAATTAGCATTGGATTGTTGTTCTCTGAAGGAAAATCAGTTTCAAAATATCCCTTGCGTTTGGTGTATCATTCGGGGACGTTGAATGAAAATGAGAAAATCAAAATGGGTATTTCGGTTTCTAAAAAGTATTTTAAAAAAGCAGTGGATCGAAATCGTTTCAAACGCATTCTTCGCGAAACCTATCGTTTAAATAAGCATATTCTACTAGATAATTTAGATAAACCGTATTGCTTTATGTTTTTTTATCAAACCAAAGAGCGTTTGTCTTACGATGAGATTAATACCAAAACCATTCAGTTGTTTGAAAAGTTTGTGGCTCAGGTTTTAAAAAAAGAAAACCCCTAA
- a CDS encoding lysophospholipid acyltransferase family protein encodes MQKLISYPISVIYYLCFGLTLVIFHPIQWFCLNVFGYQAHKKSVDYLNFFLLKCTNLVGTTYSFKNRELIPEGVPLVFVANHQSMYDIIAMIWYLRKFHCKFVSKKELGKGIPSVSYNLRHGGAALIDRKDPKQAIPEIKKLGDYIEKNTRSAVIFPEGTRSKTGKPKEFAQTGLKILCKSAPSAYIVPVSINNSWKMVKFGFFPVGLGNHLTFVIHNPLKVSDYNFPELMEKTESAVVKGIQF; translated from the coding sequence ATGCAAAAACTTATTTCCTATCCTATATCGGTTATTTATTATTTGTGTTTTGGACTTACATTAGTCATTTTCCACCCTATTCAATGGTTTTGCCTCAATGTTTTTGGGTATCAGGCGCACAAAAAAAGTGTTGATTATTTAAACTTTTTTTTGCTAAAATGTACTAACTTAGTAGGAACAACCTATTCATTCAAAAACAGAGAACTTATTCCTGAGGGAGTACCTTTGGTATTTGTAGCCAATCATCAAAGTATGTACGATATAATTGCTATGATATGGTATTTGCGTAAATTTCATTGTAAATTTGTAAGTAAGAAAGAGTTAGGCAAAGGAATCCCAAGTGTTTCTTATAACTTAAGACATGGAGGAGCTGCTTTGATAGACAGAAAAGACCCTAAACAAGCGATTCCCGAAATAAAAAAATTAGGAGATTATATTGAAAAGAATACACGATCAGCAGTAATTTTTCCAGAAGGCACCCGAAGCAAAACCGGAAAACCCAAAGAATTTGCCCAAACTGGCTTGAAAATATTGTGTAAAAGCGCACCATCCGCCTATATTGTTCCTGTAAGCATTAATAATTCATGGAAAATGGTAAAATTTGGTTTTTTTCCTGTTGGTTTAGGAAATCATCTTACCTTTGTAATTCATAATCCACTTAAAGTGAGCGATTATAATTTTCCTGAATTAATGGAGAAGACGGAAAGTGCAGTAGTAAAAGGAATACAATTTTAA
- a CDS encoding HD domain-containing protein, translating to MNTNLINNTILFVKEKLENAEGGHDWFHIERVYRNALLIAQEEKCDLQIVQLGALLHDIADSKFHNGDESIGPKIAREFLESQQLDSEKISNVIAIIENISFKGGNFEKKFSSIELDIVQDADRLDAIGAIGIARAFNYGGFKNRALYNPKIAPKLDMSTEEYKKSQAPTLNHFYEKLLLLNDKMNTTTAKKIAEERHRFMESFLAQFYAEWDGVK from the coding sequence ATGAACACAAATTTAATAAATAACACCATCCTTTTTGTAAAAGAAAAATTAGAAAATGCCGAAGGCGGACACGACTGGTTTCATATCGAAAGAGTATATAGAAACGCTTTATTAATTGCTCAAGAGGAAAAATGCGATTTGCAAATCGTGCAATTAGGCGCATTACTTCATGATATAGCCGATAGTAAATTTCACAATGGCGACGAGTCTATTGGCCCAAAAATAGCCCGTGAGTTTTTAGAATCGCAACAACTTGATTCTGAAAAAATCAGTAATGTTATTGCTATCATTGAAAACATTTCATTTAAAGGCGGAAATTTTGAAAAGAAATTCAGTTCGATAGAATTAGATATCGTTCAAGACGCTGATCGATTAGACGCCATAGGAGCCATAGGAATAGCTCGCGCATTCAATTATGGTGGTTTTAAAAATAGAGCATTATACAACCCTAAAATTGCTCCTAAATTAGACATGAGTACTGAGGAATACAAAAAGAGCCAGGCACCTACCCTCAATCACTTTTACGAAAAACTATTATTGCTTAATGACAAAATGAATACTACTACAGCTAAAAAGATTGCTGAAGAAAGACATCGTTTTATGGAAAGCTTTTTGGCTCAGTTTTATGCCGAATGGGATGGGGTAAAATAA
- a CDS encoding OmpA family protein, which yields MKTSILLLSFLVFGNVFSQEKKIGTVYFEFDKYTIDAVQEQIIIDFIQKIDTSRLESIQIYGYCDDRGDNNYNLKLSQNRVNAVREILTANGFNKSKIVMIEGKGRVLLDNFSGGSLEDVRSKNRRVDLLIVKKNSFGKGMYNSFHDHHEIGDRIFLEDIYFELGSSKLTEASKKELDRIAEILLKNKNIEFEIRGHVCCTPSTYKDAIDFATKERKLSLNRAKSVFRYLISKNINSLRMTYRGLGNQFPLGKGDDYDRRVEFLITKN from the coding sequence ATGAAAACGTCAATTCTACTCCTTTCTTTTCTTGTTTTTGGGAATGTTTTTTCTCAAGAAAAAAAGATTGGTACCGTATATTTTGAATTTGATAAATACACAATCGATGCCGTTCAAGAACAAATTATTATTGATTTTATTCAAAAAATCGATACTTCTAGGCTTGAATCGATTCAAATTTATGGCTATTGTGACGATAGAGGCGATAATAATTACAATTTAAAATTGTCTCAAAATAGGGTTAATGCTGTTCGTGAAATACTTACGGCAAACGGTTTTAATAAGAGCAAAATCGTAATGATTGAAGGTAAGGGTCGTGTGTTACTTGATAATTTTTCAGGAGGAAGTTTAGAAGATGTTCGCTCAAAAAACCGAAGAGTAGATTTATTAATTGTAAAGAAAAATAGTTTCGGAAAAGGGATGTATAATTCCTTTCATGATCATCATGAAATTGGAGATCGAATTTTTCTAGAAGATATTTACTTCGAATTGGGTAGTAGTAAACTTACCGAAGCTTCTAAAAAAGAGCTTGACCGAATTGCCGAAATCCTTTTGAAAAACAAGAATATCGAATTTGAAATCCGCGGTCATGTGTGTTGTACTCCAAGCACGTATAAAGATGCTATTGATTTTGCTACCAAGGAAAGAAAGCTGTCTTTAAATAGAGCTAAAAGTGTTTTTAGATATTTGATTTCTAAAAATATCAATAGCTTACGAATGACTTACCGTGGTTTGGGTAATCAATTTCCTTTAGGAAAAGGTGACGATTATGATCGCAGGGTTGAGTTTTTAATTACCAAGAACTAG
- a CDS encoding efflux RND transporter periplasmic adaptor subunit: MKKNAIFIGLLAAICTIGCNSHKEEKKEERTFQVTNPVAMDTSIIKEYVCQIHSIRHIELRAMEKGYLQKISVDEGQKVRKGQLMFQIMPNIYQADLQKAKAEGNVAAIEYKNTKLLADSKVVSPNELALSRAKYDKAKAEIDLAKTHLGFTTVRAPFDGVMDHLMAREGSLLEEGELLTSLSDNSKMWVYFNVPEAEYLNYMESANKNKKEKVQLLMANNHVFDQTGVVETIEGEFNNETGNIAFRATFPNPKGILRHGETGSILMTVPLKNALLIPQKTTFEVLDKRYVFVIDKNGVVRQREITIGTTLENLFVVKKGLQESDHILLDGLRLVKNNEKIKYKVENAKHVLTHLDVYAE, translated from the coding sequence ATGAAAAAGAATGCAATTTTCATTGGTCTACTGGCTGCTATATGCACTATTGGATGTAATTCACACAAAGAAGAAAAAAAGGAAGAGAGGACATTTCAAGTAACAAATCCTGTGGCGATGGATACCTCAATAATTAAAGAATACGTTTGCCAAATTCACTCTATTCGTCATATCGAATTGAGAGCAATGGAAAAAGGATACCTTCAAAAAATAAGCGTTGACGAAGGTCAGAAAGTTAGAAAAGGGCAATTGATGTTCCAAATCATGCCTAACATTTACCAAGCCGATTTACAAAAAGCAAAAGCAGAAGGAAATGTTGCTGCAATTGAATACAAAAACACGAAACTTTTAGCCGATAGTAAAGTAGTTTCTCCAAACGAATTAGCGCTTTCAAGAGCTAAATACGACAAAGCAAAAGCCGAAATTGACCTTGCTAAAACCCATTTAGGATTTACTACTGTTAGAGCACCTTTTGACGGCGTAATGGACCATTTAATGGCTAGAGAAGGAAGTTTGCTAGAAGAAGGTGAATTATTGACTTCACTTTCAGACAACAGTAAAATGTGGGTGTATTTTAATGTTCCTGAAGCCGAATACTTAAACTACATGGAAAGTGCTAACAAGAACAAAAAAGAAAAAGTACAACTTTTAATGGCTAATAATCATGTATTTGATCAAACAGGAGTGGTAGAAACCATTGAAGGAGAATTTAACAATGAAACCGGAAACATTGCCTTTAGAGCCACATTTCCTAACCCAAAAGGGATTTTAAGACACGGTGAAACAGGTTCTATTTTGATGACTGTTCCGTTGAAAAATGCATTACTGATTCCTCAAAAAACAACTTTTGAAGTATTAGACAAACGCTATGTTTTTGTAATTGATAAAAACGGAGTAGTTAGACAAAGAGAAATTACTATTGGAACCACTTTAGAAAACCTTTTTGTTGTTAAAAAAGGATTGCAGGAAAGCGATCACATTTTATTAGACGGTTTACGATTGGTTAAAAACAACGAAAAAATAAAATACAAAGTTGAAAATGCGAAACATGTATTAACACATCTTGATGTTTACGCCGAGTAA